A stretch of Pseudophryne corroboree isolate aPseCor3 chromosome 9, aPseCor3.hap2, whole genome shotgun sequence DNA encodes these proteins:
- the RRP9 gene encoding U3 small nucleolar RNA-interacting protein 2 isoform X1 yields MSGLFIKKRLESGTGRRRREETKDADAQKKKRKRNNVNLREEIESDSDTETAPARTKPADVEEDLEETAQEKKLRLAKEYLQQLQAHEEEKLEDESEDVIGARLQENVLEQRGKLKRPLAKELLPPEPSEIRLLRGHQGPVTCLAISPDDNHVFSGSKDCSIIKWSTSDGKKVHKIPGGRKGCEDRHLGHTAHVLCMAVSSDGKYLASGDRNKLIFIWNAETCQHLHKFQGHRDAVSGLSFQKGTYQLFSVSHDRSVKVWNVAENSYIETLFGHQDCITGLDSLSRERCVTSGGRDGTVRVWKIAEETQLVFSGHNGSIDCIRLINEEHMVSGADDGSLALWNVSKKKPLARVRCSHGSHGEVGIEQPYWVSSVCAALNSDVVASGSDDGCVRLWQCGEAFRSLHPLCTIPLVGFVNSLQFSSSADFLVAGVGQEHRLGRWWRLKEAKNGLYIIPLKRRLPLSEGS; encoded by the exons ATGTCCGGGCTGTTCATTAAGAAGCGTCTGGAGTCCGgcaccgggaggaggcggcgggaggAG ACTAAAGATGCGGATGCgcagaagaagaagagaaagcggAATAATGTGAACCTCAGGGAGGAGATTGAGAGCGACTCGGACACAGAAAC AGCCCCAGCCCGCACCAAGCCGGCAGATGTGGAGGAGGACCTGGAGGAGACTGCTCAGGAGAAGAAGCTGAGGTTGGCCAAGGAGTATCTGCAGCAGTTACAAGCGCACG AGGAGGAGAAGTTAGAGGACGAAAGTGAGGACGTCATTGGCGCCAGGTTACAGGAAAATGTG CTGGAACAACGCGGAAAACTCAAGCGTCCATTGGCCAAGGAG TTGCTGCCTCCGGAGCCTTCAGAAATCCGCCTCCTACGGGGCCACCAAGGACCCGTCACCTGCCTCGCCATCTCGCCGGACGACAACCACGTGTTCTCCGGATCCAAAGACTGCTCCATTATCAAAT GGTCCACGTCTGATGGGAAGAAGGTGCACAAGATCCCTGGTGGCCGGAAGGGCTGTGAAGACAGACATTTGGGCCACACTGCACATGTCTTGTGCATGGCGGTGTCCTCCGATGGGAAATACCTG GCCTCGGGAGATCGGAACAAGCTGATCTTTATTTGGAACGCAGAGACCTGTCAGCATCTTCATAAGTTCCAGGGCCACCGAGATGCTGTTTCT GGATTGTCCTTCCAGAAAGGGACTTACCAGCTCTTCAGCGTCTCCCATGACCGCTCCGTCAAAGTGTGGAACGTTGCGGAGAATTCCTACATAGAGACGCT GTTTGGCCACCAGGATTGTATAACCGGACTGGACAGCCTTAGTCGAGAGCGATGCGTCACGTCAGGGGGCCGAGACGGAACAGTGAGAGTGTGGAAGATAGCGGAGGAAACCCAGCTGGTGTTCAGTGGACATAA CGGATCTATAGATTGCATACGGCTGATAAACGAGGAGCACATGGTCTCGGGCGCGGACGATGG ATCGCTTGCGCTGTGGAACGTGTCAAAGAAGAAGCCTCTGGCACGGGTGAGATGTTCTCACGGAAGCCACGGAGAGGTCGGCATTGAGCAGCCGTACTGGGTGTCGTCGGTGTGTGCTGCCCTGAACAGTGATGTGGTGGCCTCGG GCTCCGATGACGGCTGTGTGCGTCTCTGGCAGTGCGGGGAAGCGTTCCGCAGCCTGCACCCGCTCTGCACCATTCCCCTG GTCGGGTTTGTGAACAGTTTGCAGTTTTCCAGCTCAGCCGATTTTCTGGTGGCCGGGGTTGGTCAGGAACACAG acTTGGGCGTTGGTGGAGATTGAAAGAGGCCAAGAATGGATTGTACATAATTCCGCTGAAGAGGAGGCTGCCGCTTAGCGAAGGATCCTGA
- the RRP9 gene encoding U3 small nucleolar RNA-interacting protein 2 isoform X2 translates to MTKDADAQKKKRKRNNVNLREEIESDSDTETAPARTKPADVEEDLEETAQEKKLRLAKEYLQQLQAHEEEKLEDESEDVIGARLQENVLEQRGKLKRPLAKELLPPEPSEIRLLRGHQGPVTCLAISPDDNHVFSGSKDCSIIKWSTSDGKKVHKIPGGRKGCEDRHLGHTAHVLCMAVSSDGKYLASGDRNKLIFIWNAETCQHLHKFQGHRDAVSGLSFQKGTYQLFSVSHDRSVKVWNVAENSYIETLFGHQDCITGLDSLSRERCVTSGGRDGTVRVWKIAEETQLVFSGHNGSIDCIRLINEEHMVSGADDGSLALWNVSKKKPLARVRCSHGSHGEVGIEQPYWVSSVCAALNSDVVASGSDDGCVRLWQCGEAFRSLHPLCTIPLVGFVNSLQFSSSADFLVAGVGQEHRLGRWWRLKEAKNGLYIIPLKRRLPLSEGS, encoded by the exons ATG ACTAAAGATGCGGATGCgcagaagaagaagagaaagcggAATAATGTGAACCTCAGGGAGGAGATTGAGAGCGACTCGGACACAGAAAC AGCCCCAGCCCGCACCAAGCCGGCAGATGTGGAGGAGGACCTGGAGGAGACTGCTCAGGAGAAGAAGCTGAGGTTGGCCAAGGAGTATCTGCAGCAGTTACAAGCGCACG AGGAGGAGAAGTTAGAGGACGAAAGTGAGGACGTCATTGGCGCCAGGTTACAGGAAAATGTG CTGGAACAACGCGGAAAACTCAAGCGTCCATTGGCCAAGGAG TTGCTGCCTCCGGAGCCTTCAGAAATCCGCCTCCTACGGGGCCACCAAGGACCCGTCACCTGCCTCGCCATCTCGCCGGACGACAACCACGTGTTCTCCGGATCCAAAGACTGCTCCATTATCAAAT GGTCCACGTCTGATGGGAAGAAGGTGCACAAGATCCCTGGTGGCCGGAAGGGCTGTGAAGACAGACATTTGGGCCACACTGCACATGTCTTGTGCATGGCGGTGTCCTCCGATGGGAAATACCTG GCCTCGGGAGATCGGAACAAGCTGATCTTTATTTGGAACGCAGAGACCTGTCAGCATCTTCATAAGTTCCAGGGCCACCGAGATGCTGTTTCT GGATTGTCCTTCCAGAAAGGGACTTACCAGCTCTTCAGCGTCTCCCATGACCGCTCCGTCAAAGTGTGGAACGTTGCGGAGAATTCCTACATAGAGACGCT GTTTGGCCACCAGGATTGTATAACCGGACTGGACAGCCTTAGTCGAGAGCGATGCGTCACGTCAGGGGGCCGAGACGGAACAGTGAGAGTGTGGAAGATAGCGGAGGAAACCCAGCTGGTGTTCAGTGGACATAA CGGATCTATAGATTGCATACGGCTGATAAACGAGGAGCACATGGTCTCGGGCGCGGACGATGG ATCGCTTGCGCTGTGGAACGTGTCAAAGAAGAAGCCTCTGGCACGGGTGAGATGTTCTCACGGAAGCCACGGAGAGGTCGGCATTGAGCAGCCGTACTGGGTGTCGTCGGTGTGTGCTGCCCTGAACAGTGATGTGGTGGCCTCGG GCTCCGATGACGGCTGTGTGCGTCTCTGGCAGTGCGGGGAAGCGTTCCGCAGCCTGCACCCGCTCTGCACCATTCCCCTG GTCGGGTTTGTGAACAGTTTGCAGTTTTCCAGCTCAGCCGATTTTCTGGTGGCCGGGGTTGGTCAGGAACACAG acTTGGGCGTTGGTGGAGATTGAAAGAGGCCAAGAATGGATTGTACATAATTCCGCTGAAGAGGAGGCTGCCGCTTAGCGAAGGATCCTGA